In Dama dama isolate Ldn47 chromosome 20, ASM3311817v1, whole genome shotgun sequence, a single window of DNA contains:
- the LOC133040426 gene encoding olfactory receptor 9S13-like, translated as MQPHRNRNLSEMPLQEFVLEGFEGGLQTQALLFTLFLALYIVVVLGNLTMIVVITLDARLHSPMYFFLKNLSFLDLSYTSVIVPKALANFLSSSKVITFAGCATQLFFFAMMGTTEAFLLAVMAYDRFMAICSPLRYPISMRPSVCARLVLGSYCGGCLNSILQTSFTFSLPFCSSNHIDHFLCDVTPLLQLTCANTAINKLVMFSMCGLIIVSTTLVVLFSYGYITVTILKMGLVAGRDKLFSTCGSHMTVVSLFYGTVFVIYAQPGAVESMEQGKVVSVFYTLVIPMLNPLIYSLRNKDVKDALQRLIQKHTAI; from the coding sequence ATGCAACCCCACAGAAATAGAAACCTCTCAGAGATGCCTCTGCAGGAGTTCGTGCTGGAGGGATTTGAGGGAGGTCTGCAGACCCAGGCCCTGCTCTTCACCCTGTTCCTGGCCCTGTACATAGTGGTCGTCCTGGGGAACCTCACCATGATCGTGGTCATCACCCTGGATGCCCGTCTGCACTCCccaatgtacttcttcctcaagAACCTCTCCTTCCTGGACTTGAGCTACACATCTGTCATTGTCCCCAAAGCACTGGCCAACTTCCTGTCCTCCTCCAAGGTCATTACCTTTGCAGGATGTGCCACCCAGTTATTCTTCTTCGCCATGATGGGAACCACTGAGGCATTCCTCTTggctgtgatggcctatgaccgcttcaTGGCCATCTGCAGCCCCCTGCGCTACCCCATCTCCATGCGCCCCTCAGTCTGTGCCCGCCTGGTGCTGGGCTCCTACTGTGGGGGCTGCCTCAACTCCATCCTGCAGACCAGCTTCACATTCAGCCTCCCGTTCTGCAGCTCCAACCACATCGACCACTTCCTCTGTGATGTGACCCCCCTGCTCCAGCTCACTTGTGCCAACACAGCCATCAACAAGCTTGTCATGTTTTCCATGTGTGGCCTCATCATAGTGAGCACAACCCTTGTGGTCCTCTTCTCCTATGGCTACATCACAGTGACCATCCTGAAGATGGGTTTAGTAGCAGGGAGAGACAAGCTCTTctccacctgtggctcccacatGACAGTTGTGTCCCTCTTTTATGGGACTGTCTTTGTCATATATGCCCAGCCGGGAGCTGTGGAGTCCATGGAGCAGGGCAAGGTGGTCTCTGTCTTCTACACGCTGGTCATCCCGATGCTCAACCCCCTCATCTACAGTCTGAGAAACAAGGACGTGAAGGATGCCCTGCAGAGACTGATCCAAAAGCACACAGCCATTTGA